In Salinarimonas sp., a genomic segment contains:
- a CDS encoding DUF305 domain-containing protein, whose product MSYWRFAAMIATSTVVMYILMYLNTYAWEQVFWSETRFWMALLMGATMAVVMLSYMMSMYKSRAVNLGIYAGAIAVFALSLWLVRSQATVDDVDYMRAMIPHHSIAILTSERAQISDPRVAKLAHEIIAAQEKEIAEMRYLIDDLEERD is encoded by the coding sequence ATGTCCTATTGGCGTTTCGCCGCGATGATCGCCACCTCGACGGTGGTGATGTACATCCTGATGTACCTGAACACCTACGCCTGGGAGCAGGTGTTCTGGTCGGAGACCCGGTTCTGGATGGCGCTGCTGATGGGCGCCACCATGGCGGTCGTCATGCTCTCCTACATGATGAGCATGTACAAGAGCCGGGCGGTCAATCTCGGCATCTATGCCGGCGCGATCGCGGTCTTCGCGCTCTCGCTCTGGCTCGTGCGCAGCCAGGCCACCGTCGACGACGTCGACTACATGCGCGCGATGATCCCGCACCATTCGATCGCGATCCTCACCTCCGAGCGGGCGCAGATCTCCGATCCGCGGGTCGCGAAGCTCGCGCACGAGATCATCGCCGCGCAGGAGAAGGAGATCGCCGAGATGCGCTATCTGATCGACGATCTCGAGGAGCGAGACTGA
- a CDS encoding mechanosensitive ion channel domain-containing protein codes for MRRLRLALLALALACAAPAAAQAAEAPAVEAPARSLPSEIDAGDDAAIARRLRATFAGVEALEEVRVAVSAGVVRLDGEAPTAAARDLAEALAAQVENVALVENDVRLARDLGAAFRAARARLTGRAFDLLALLPLLLVAAATIVLFWLAGRALSARDWPYRRARNAFARRLGRQATRAALVFVGVALALEIVGATALAAGLLGAAGVFGLVLGLAFRDLAENSLASLFLSLRQPFAPDDFVRIGDHEGNVVRLTARATVLLTVEGNHVRIPNADVYKGVIVNYTANPLRRFAFRAGIGLAEDLARAQAIGLAALRATPGVEATPPPQAFVVALGDFAAPVELAAWVDQSAHDFMKVRSEAIRAVKEALDAEGVAMPEPISRVILEREEAAAPPPRPRTDRPQPTAGDVARSGVIEAQADADRARGGAGLLDPRAPREL; via the coding sequence TTGCGCCGCCTCCGCCTCGCCCTTCTCGCCCTCGCCCTCGCCTGCGCCGCCCCCGCCGCCGCGCAGGCGGCCGAAGCGCCCGCGGTCGAGGCGCCCGCCCGCAGCCTGCCCTCCGAGATCGACGCCGGCGACGACGCCGCCATCGCGCGGCGCCTGCGCGCCACCTTCGCCGGCGTCGAGGCGCTGGAGGAGGTGCGCGTCGCGGTCTCGGCCGGCGTCGTGCGGCTGGACGGCGAGGCGCCCACCGCCGCCGCGCGGGACCTCGCCGAGGCGCTCGCCGCGCAGGTCGAGAACGTCGCCCTCGTCGAGAACGACGTGCGCCTCGCCCGCGATCTCGGCGCCGCCTTCCGCGCCGCGCGCGCGCGGCTGACGGGCCGCGCCTTCGACCTGCTGGCTCTGCTGCCGCTCCTCCTCGTCGCGGCGGCGACGATCGTGCTGTTCTGGCTCGCCGGCCGGGCGCTGTCGGCGCGCGACTGGCCCTACCGCCGCGCCCGCAACGCCTTCGCGCGCCGGCTCGGTCGCCAGGCGACCCGCGCGGCGCTCGTTTTCGTCGGCGTGGCGCTCGCCCTCGAGATCGTCGGCGCCACCGCGCTCGCGGCGGGGCTGCTCGGCGCGGCCGGCGTGTTCGGCCTCGTCCTCGGCCTCGCATTCCGCGACCTCGCCGAGAACAGCCTCGCCTCGCTGTTCCTGTCCCTGCGCCAGCCCTTCGCGCCCGACGACTTCGTGCGCATCGGCGATCACGAGGGCAACGTCGTGCGCCTCACCGCCCGCGCCACCGTGCTGCTCACGGTCGAGGGCAACCACGTGCGCATTCCCAACGCCGACGTCTACAAGGGCGTGATCGTGAACTACACGGCGAACCCGCTGCGGCGCTTCGCCTTCCGGGCCGGCATCGGCCTCGCCGAGGACCTCGCCCGCGCGCAGGCGATCGGCCTCGCGGCGCTGCGCGCGACGCCCGGCGTCGAGGCGACGCCGCCGCCGCAGGCCTTCGTCGTGGCGCTCGGCGACTTCGCCGCGCCGGTGGAGCTCGCCGCCTGGGTCGACCAGTCGGCGCACGACTTCATGAAGGTGCGCTCGGAGGCGATCCGCGCCGTGAAGGAGGCGCTGGACGCCGAGGGCGTGGCGATGCCCGAGCCGATCTCCCGGGTGATCCTGGAGCGGGAGGAGGCCGCCGCGCCGCCGCCCCGACCGCGCACGGACCGCCCCCAGCCCACCGCAGGCGACGTCGCCCGATCGGGCGTCATCGAGGCCCAGGCCGACGCCGACCGCGCCCGCGGCGGCGCCGGCCTGCTCGACCCCCGCGCGCCGCGGGAGTTGTGA
- a CDS encoding DUF533 domain-containing protein — protein sequence MVDARRMLSNLTDALGRATRRAAGRAREGAEKAAARAGERVRGREEAPLLDLARVDADEALFLVRVMIASSAADGVVDDAERDRLQGAMRDAGLDPTDRAFLDDEISWPRDIEEIADAVDTPEKAERAYAAARLVIEPDTMQEREFLRLLAERMDLTAEQVSRVEARAGGI from the coding sequence ATGGTCGACGCGCGCCGCATGCTCTCGAACCTGACAGACGCGCTCGGGCGCGCCACGCGCCGCGCGGCCGGCCGCGCCCGGGAGGGCGCCGAGAAGGCCGCGGCGCGCGCCGGCGAGCGGGTGCGCGGACGCGAGGAGGCGCCGCTCCTCGATCTCGCCCGGGTCGACGCCGACGAGGCGCTCTTCCTCGTGCGGGTGATGATCGCCTCCTCCGCCGCCGACGGCGTCGTCGACGACGCCGAGCGCGACCGCCTTCAGGGCGCCATGCGCGACGCCGGCCTCGACCCCACCGACCGGGCCTTCCTCGACGACGAGATCTCCTGGCCCCGCGACATCGAGGAGATCGCCGACGCCGTCGACACGCCCGAGAAGGCCGAGCGCGCCTACGCCGCCGCCCGCCTCGTGATCGAGCCCGACACGATGCAGGAGCGCGAGTTCCTGCGCCTCCTCGCCGAGCGCATGGACCTCACGGCCGAGCAGGTCTCCCGGGTCGAGGCGCGCGCCGGGGGCATCTGA
- the msrP gene encoding protein-methionine-sulfoxide reductase catalytic subunit MsrP, producing MLIKRPRGWELPEREATPEAVFLNRRALMKGAAGLIGVGALPRLAAAQGSGSEADPTADLYPAPQDPRFTLDRPVTEESVASNYNNFYEFGSSKRVAAAAQRLETRPWSVVIDGMVEEERTLDIDPLIRSMALEERLYRLRCVEAWAMAVPWTGFPLADLVAMARPLSSARFLRFETFMNPDVASGQRQSWYPWPYVEGVTMEEATNELAFMVTGIYGKPLDEQFGAPIRLALPWKYGFKSIKSIVRITFTDERPVSFWEELAPQEYGFWANVNPDVPHPRWSQAEERMLGTDEERPTVIYNGYGEWVASLYEGKEGEKLFM from the coding sequence ATGTTGATCAAGCGACCCCGCGGCTGGGAGCTGCCCGAGCGCGAGGCGACACCCGAGGCCGTGTTCCTGAACCGGCGCGCCCTGATGAAGGGCGCCGCCGGCCTGATCGGCGTCGGCGCCCTGCCGCGCCTCGCCGCGGCCCAAGGGTCCGGCTCCGAGGCCGACCCCACCGCCGACCTCTATCCCGCCCCGCAGGACCCGCGCTTCACGCTCGACCGCCCGGTCACCGAGGAATCCGTCGCCTCGAACTACAACAATTTCTACGAGTTCGGCTCCTCGAAGCGCGTCGCCGCCGCCGCGCAGCGGCTGGAGACCCGGCCGTGGTCGGTGGTGATCGACGGCATGGTCGAGGAGGAGCGCACCCTCGACATCGATCCGCTGATTCGCTCCATGGCGCTCGAGGAGCGGCTCTACCGGCTGCGCTGCGTCGAGGCCTGGGCGATGGCCGTGCCGTGGACGGGCTTCCCGCTGGCCGATCTCGTGGCCATGGCGCGCCCGCTCTCGTCCGCGCGCTTCCTGCGCTTCGAGACCTTCATGAACCCGGACGTCGCCTCCGGGCAGCGCCAGAGCTGGTATCCCTGGCCCTATGTCGAGGGCGTCACCATGGAGGAGGCGACGAACGAGCTCGCCTTCATGGTCACGGGGATCTACGGCAAGCCGCTCGACGAGCAGTTCGGCGCGCCGATCCGGCTGGCGCTGCCGTGGAAATACGGCTTCAAGTCGATCAAGTCGATCGTGCGCATCACCTTCACGGACGAGCGGCCGGTCTCGTTCTGGGAGGAGCTCGCGCCGCAGGAATACGGCTTCTGGGCCAACGTGAACCCGGACGTGCCCCATCCGCGCTGGAGCCAGGCCGAGGAGCGCATGCTCGGCACCGACGAGGAGCGCCCGACGGTGATCTACAACGGCTACGGCGAGTGGGTGGCCTCGCTCTACGAGGGCAAGGAGGGCGAGAAGCTCTTCATGTGA
- a CDS encoding aldolase/citrate lyase family protein: MSAVAALSERLGKGAPLVSAWCGMPHPQIAGLLAREPFDVVALDMQHGTVEFADAVQAIPLVAAAGKPTIVRVPVGQFATASRLLDSGAAGIIAPMINSAADARALVAHTKYPPLGERSWGPTGAMALTGLDPAGYFPRANTLHTVLAMVETRAALDAIDEILAVEGLDGVFIGPADLSIALSNGAGVDPAGAAVTEALDHALSRARAAGKPIGVYAHVPERATLFRDRGFDLIATLSDAGLLRAGAQALLAALKE, translated from the coding sequence ATGTCGGCCGTCGCCGCGCTCTCCGAGCGCCTGGGCAAGGGCGCCCCGCTCGTCTCCGCCTGGTGCGGGATGCCGCATCCGCAGATCGCGGGCCTGCTCGCCCGCGAGCCCTTCGACGTGGTCGCGCTCGACATGCAGCACGGGACGGTCGAGTTCGCCGACGCGGTGCAGGCGATCCCGCTGGTGGCGGCCGCCGGCAAGCCGACCATCGTGCGGGTGCCGGTGGGGCAGTTCGCCACGGCCTCGCGCCTGCTCGATTCCGGCGCCGCCGGCATCATCGCGCCGATGATCAACTCCGCGGCGGACGCCCGCGCGCTCGTCGCCCACACCAAGTATCCGCCTCTGGGCGAGCGCTCCTGGGGGCCGACCGGCGCCATGGCGCTGACGGGGCTCGACCCCGCCGGCTACTTCCCGCGCGCCAACACGCTGCACACCGTGCTCGCCATGGTCGAGACGCGCGCGGCGCTCGACGCGATCGACGAGATCCTGGCGGTCGAGGGGCTCGACGGCGTCTTCATCGGCCCGGCCGACCTCTCGATCGCCCTCTCGAACGGGGCGGGCGTCGACCCGGCCGGCGCGGCGGTGACGGAGGCGCTCGATCACGCGCTCTCCCGGGCACGGGCGGCGGGCAAGCCGATCGGCGTCTACGCCCACGTCCCCGAGCGCGCGACGCTGTTCCGCGACCGCGGCTTCGACCTGATCGCGACCCTCTCCGACGCGGGCCTCCTGCGCGCGGGGGCGCAGGCGCTGCTCGCGGCGCTGAAGGAGTGA
- a CDS encoding Bax inhibitor-1/YccA family protein: MNDQNRFAYGTGVARPQAEIDQGLRAFMLGVYNNMVLGLGVTGLVAFATYVAAGSSEALFNALYLSPLRWVVMLAPLAFIFFFAFKIESMSAAKARSMFLLFSAIMGLSLSTIFFVFTGESIVQVFFVTAAAFGGLSLYGYTTKRSLSGMGSFLIMGLIGLIIAMVVNIFLASSAMAFAISILGVLIFAGLTAWDTQRLKEMYLYGNFDGETAGRVSVMGALSLYLNFINMFQFLLALMGNRE; the protein is encoded by the coding sequence ATGAACGATCAGAACCGCTTCGCCTACGGCACCGGCGTGGCGCGTCCGCAGGCCGAGATCGACCAGGGGCTGCGGGCGTTCATGCTCGGCGTCTACAACAACATGGTGCTGGGTCTGGGCGTCACCGGGCTCGTCGCGTTCGCCACCTACGTGGCGGCCGGCTCGAGCGAGGCGCTCTTCAACGCCCTCTATCTCAGCCCCCTGCGCTGGGTCGTGATGCTCGCGCCTCTGGCCTTCATCTTCTTCTTCGCCTTCAAGATCGAGTCGATGAGCGCCGCCAAGGCGCGGAGCATGTTCCTGCTCTTCTCGGCGATCATGGGCCTGTCGCTCTCGACGATCTTCTTCGTCTTCACCGGCGAATCGATCGTCCAGGTGTTCTTCGTCACCGCCGCGGCCTTCGGCGGCCTGAGCCTCTACGGCTACACGACGAAGCGCTCGCTGTCGGGCATGGGCTCGTTCCTGATCATGGGCCTCATCGGCCTGATCATCGCCATGGTGGTGAACATCTTCCTGGCGTCCTCGGCGATGGCCTTCGCCATCTCGATCCTCGGCGTGCTGATCTTCGCGGGCCTCACCGCGTGGGACACGCAGCGCCTGAAGGAGATGTACCTCTACGGCAATTTCGACGGCGAGACCGCCGGCCGGGTTTCCGTGATGGGCGCCCTGTCGCTGTACCTGAACTTCATCAACATGTTCCAGTTCCTGCTCGCCCTCATGGGCAACCGCGAGTGA